Below is a window of Nicotiana tabacum cultivar K326 chromosome 19, ASM71507v2, whole genome shotgun sequence DNA.
GTTTGGAGATGCGATCATGAATCGAACTAGATCGAAACATTCAGCTGTTGACGGACAAAACCAGAAAGTCGATCACAAACGAAGGATGGCCAGGCCCCGGTTCCCCGGGTTAGGGTATTCCCTATTATGAGCCTACTCTGATCAGAACTAAACTAGTTGATTATCTTTAGCCGGCCGGCTTGTTGCAACCTTCACATTTCCTACTGAGATCCCAAGTCTCCAAGTGGGCCCTCTTAGCCACCCACGACCTTGGCTTTTTAGAGAATCCCGCTCCTGTGTCGTACTACTTTCCGCTCGGCAGTCCACCGGGTGGGTTTCTTTCTCCTTCCAGTTTCGAGTGCCTTCTTGGATAGCTGTAGCAGCCCATAGGTGCGAGATGTACCTTGTGTGTGTAtgtagggggggggggggtccccTGGACATAGTCCTTTTAGCCAGTGGACGTCTAGTTCATGGTCAGTGAAAGGCCAGAAATTGGCCTGTCCCTCGGTGTGGTTAGTACTCCATACTATCGAGAAGCGAAGCTTACACTTGTTCACTAATTATGATGGTTCACCAAGGCCTCTTTCCTCATCCCTTTTCTGCTCACTCGTAGGGGTCGGGACCCCCCACAAAGGGGGAGGGAGTCGACCGAACATCTCAGTCATTGGCGGAAATTTTGCCCGCATCCGATCCCCAATTCTTGTTCACCCCGGATGATCGTGCTGGGTGAATTGTGACCTCGTATGATCGTGTTAGGAGAGCAACAACTGCTTCGTCTTAGTACTTACTTATGGGATAACATGTCACACTTTGTCCAAGTATCCTACAAAGAGACTCCCGAGAGCCAGAAGTATAAAAGGAATGGCCATAGGAATAGGCACATCAAGACATCGTAAGATGTCTCACCCGAATGATACTAGAAATGTTAGAAAAAGTGAACGAAAGGAGTAATAAGAAGTGAAAAGGGCAGAGACACTTACCAACCAGAAAGCAAAGCTCCCACTGATGGTTTACGTAGTGTAAGCCAGCTCTAAGATCATATCTTTGGAATAAAATCTAGTTagaaaaggaaatccaattagAGATAAGCTGCCCATGAGCATCATGACATAGGTAAAAGGGAACGAGGAGGCAAGCCCCACATCTTCCGCACATCTTGCTCATTTAACATGGCATGAATCACCGAACCTGCACTCAGGAATAGTAATGCTTTGAAAAATGCGTGATTCATTAAGTGAAAGATGCTAACCTAATAGTTAGAGATGCCGCAAGCAAAGATCATATAGCCTAATTGACTGCAAGTTGATTAAGTTATGACCCTCTTTAGTTCATTCTGTAATATTCCACTGGTTGTCACAAGGAATGATGTCATATCTCATGCAAAAGTAATAACAATCAAAGCCGTAGGTAGGTATTCAAATAAAGGGGAGCACCTTGCTATCATGAAAATGCCAGTTATTACCATAGTAGCTGCATGAATCAAAGCGGATACTGGAGTGGGACCCTCCATAGCATCAGGTGACCAAGTATGCGATCCTATATGTGCAGATTTCCCAACAGCACcaataaaaagtaaaatacaaATAAGAGTTATGGCATTCAATCTCATATTGCAAGAAATCCAAGAATTTCTAGGGGCACTAGAGGGAGAAAAAATGGTTGAAAAGTCTACTCTTAGAAATAGAGtaaaacaacccaaaatcccaGGAGCTAATCCAAAATCACCTACTCGATTGAGAAGAATATCTTTTATAGCTGCTTTATCTGCCTGAAGTCGTGTAAACCAAAAATGAATAAGCAAATATGAAGCAAGACCTACTCCCTCCCATCCCAGGCTTAATTGAAGAGACTTATCTCTAGTCACCAACATTGGCATAAAAAAGTAGGAATGGATAAATAACACATAAATCGAGGGCTATGCGGATCCTCAAACATATATGAAATGGAATAAAGAAGCACCAAGCTACTTATGAATGTAACCATAATTAACATCACTACGGTCGGACTATCGAACACGGGGTCAGAAGTGAATTACGAGTCGGACCAATCTGGGGAATCGAGGGAGCTCCCCTTGCATGTAATGATGTGGTGGTAAACCGCTCATTCTAATTCACTGTTCTCTGAAACATGCGGGAAGGTTTCCTATCACACGTCTCACCAACGTGATCTTCCGCGGGA
It encodes the following:
- the LOC142173831 gene encoding LOW QUALITY PROTEIN: NADH-ubiquinone oxidoreductase chain 5 (The sequence of the model RefSeq protein was modified relative to this genomic sequence to represent the inferred CDS: inserted 2 bases in 2 codons; substituted 5 bases at 5 genomic stop codons); its protein translation is MYLLIIFLPLLGSFVVGCFGRFLGKEGTTIITTMCISFSSIYSLIAFYEVRPGVSAFYLRIAPWFSSEMFDASWGFVFDSPTVVMLIMVTFISSLVLLYSISYMFEDPHSPRFMCYLSIXYFFMPMLVTRDKSLQLSLGWEGVGLASYLLIHFWFTRLQADKAAIKDILLNRVGDFGLAPGILGCFTLFLRVDFSTIFSPSSAPRNSWISCNMRLNAITLICILLFIGAVGKSAHIGSHTWSPDAMEGPTPVSALIHAATMVITGIFMIARCSPLFEYLPTALIVITFAXDMTSFLVTTSGILQNELKRVITXSTCSQLGYMIFACGISNYXVSIFHLMNHAFFKALLFLSAGSVIHAMLNEQDVRKMXGLASSFPFTYVMMLMGSLSLIGFPFLTRFYSKDMILELAYTTXTISGSFAFWLVSVSALFTSYYSFRSLFLTFLVSFGXDILRCLDVPIPMAIPFILLALGSLFVGYLDKV